One genomic region from Chthoniobacterales bacterium encodes:
- a CDS encoding response regulator transcription factor: MRAFIIDDSPEDALNLRELLVRMPGWDSVAQAHSIAAARTVLEEGPPDVVFLDIELGRHSGFDLLPCLPADTRVILTTVHTAYGPQAFDANAVDYIVKPVTEERLLRALAKLGPLYQQTSTGVQVYRGGGERIQIALESVAAVVADRDHTIVYCGSRRYPDHRRFSEWMKLTEGHPFTQLDRSTLVRRDLVHSWTPYGSGLTLKFRNSPQELALGRAAAKRFLGSED; this comes from the coding sequence ATGCGAGCCTTCATCATCGACGACAGCCCCGAGGACGCGCTCAACCTTCGCGAGTTGCTCGTGCGCATGCCCGGATGGGATTCCGTCGCCCAAGCCCATTCCATCGCCGCCGCGCGAACCGTATTGGAGGAAGGCCCGCCCGATGTCGTCTTCCTCGACATCGAACTCGGACGCCACAGCGGCTTCGACCTGCTGCCGTGCCTGCCCGCCGACACGCGTGTTATACTCACCACTGTTCACACCGCTTATGGTCCGCAGGCCTTCGACGCGAACGCTGTGGACTACATCGTGAAACCCGTCACTGAGGAGCGTTTGCTGCGCGCGCTGGCCAAGCTCGGCCCCTTGTATCAACAGACCTCGACCGGCGTGCAAGTTTATCGCGGCGGGGGTGAACGCATCCAAATCGCCCTCGAGTCCGTCGCGGCCGTGGTGGCCGACCGCGACCACACCATCGTCTACTGCGGCAGCCGCCGCTATCCCGACCATCGCCGTTTCAGCGAGTGGATGAAACTCACCGAAGGGCATCCCTTCACGCAACTCGACCGCTCCACGCTCGTGCGCCGCGATCTTGTCCATTCGTGGACGCCCTACGGATCAGGCCTCACACTCAAGTTCCGCAACTCGCCGCAGGAACTCGCACTCGGCCGCGCCGCCGCGAAACGTTTTCTCGGCTCGGAAGATTGA